In one uncultured Methanoregula sp. genomic region, the following are encoded:
- a CDS encoding isopentenyl phosphate kinase gives MSEPMILKLGGSVITDKSADCAVNRGCLAMIAAAIAQARTSGIVVIHGAGSCGHPEARRYHLDTGASRGQTDGIWVTHRVVSSLNDEVVRALREEGVAAVGIHPLHTAVADNGRLVSFEHRHLEKMLALGMVPVIHGDVVMDMTRGACIVSGDQLVRYLALALHITCVGLATDVPGVLDGNRVVPKITRGTVLNLHIGNSKHTDVTGGMSGKLYELLELANAGIGSDIFHVSRTSDFLNGNDHGGTHVRGEIK, from the coding sequence CTCGGCGGGAGTGTTATCACTGACAAGAGCGCTGACTGCGCCGTGAACCGCGGGTGCCTTGCAATGATCGCAGCTGCGATTGCACAAGCCAGGACCAGCGGGATCGTGGTCATCCACGGTGCAGGCTCCTGCGGTCATCCCGAGGCCAGGCGCTACCATCTCGACACGGGCGCCTCTAGAGGCCAGACCGACGGGATCTGGGTTACCCACCGCGTTGTCAGCAGCCTCAACGACGAAGTCGTGCGGGCCCTCCGGGAAGAGGGCGTGGCAGCTGTCGGTATTCACCCGCTCCATACCGCGGTAGCCGACAACGGGAGGCTGGTCTCCTTCGAGCACCGCCACCTGGAAAAAATGCTCGCGCTTGGGATGGTTCCTGTGATCCACGGAGACGTGGTGATGGACATGACCCGGGGAGCCTGCATTGTCTCAGGCGACCAGCTCGTGAGATATCTTGCTCTTGCCCTGCACATTACCTGTGTAGGGCTCGCCACCGATGTACCGGGAGTGCTGGATGGAAACCGCGTAGTACCGAAAATAACACGGGGTACTGTGCTAAATCTCCATATCGGCAACTCGAAACATACCGATGTCACCGGTGGAATGAGCGGAAAGCTTTACGAGCTGCTCGAACTTGCGAATGCGGGTATCGGGTCTGATATATTTCATGTCTCGCGGACGAGTGATTTCCTGAACGGAAATGACCATGGCGGGACCCATGTGAGAGGTGAAATTAAATGA